From Streptomyces sp. TLI_053, a single genomic window includes:
- a CDS encoding exonuclease SbcCD subunit D — MRLLHTSDWHLGRSFHRESLHDAQRAFLDHLVAVVRDERVDAVLVAGDVYDRALPGLEAVALFDDVLHRLADLGVPTVFISGNHDSARRLGVGAGLIGRAGVHLRTDPGECAEPVVLADAHGPVAVYGLPYLEPTLVRERFGLARGGHAAVLGAAMDQVRADLAARPAGTRAVVLAHAFVTGGEPSDSERDIAVGGVAAVPASVFDGVHYAALGHLHGCQTLAPHLRYSGSPLAYSFSEHEQRKSMWLVDLAADGAVTAERVPCPVPRRLARLRGRLDELLTDERHTADEQSWVQVTLTDPSRPAEPMERLRRRFPHTLQLLFDPEESTAGASPSYAARVSGRTDLEIAEGFLRHVRPGADPDPDELGWLREGFERVRETTDRKAELPR; from the coding sequence ATGCGACTGCTGCATACCTCCGACTGGCATCTCGGGCGCTCGTTCCACCGGGAGAGCCTGCACGACGCCCAGCGCGCCTTCCTGGACCACCTCGTGGCGGTGGTCCGGGACGAGCGCGTCGACGCCGTGCTGGTCGCCGGCGACGTGTACGACCGCGCGCTGCCGGGCCTGGAGGCGGTGGCGCTGTTCGACGACGTGCTGCACCGGCTGGCCGACCTCGGCGTGCCGACGGTGTTCATCAGCGGCAACCACGACTCGGCCCGCCGCCTCGGCGTCGGCGCGGGCCTGATCGGCCGGGCCGGCGTCCATCTGCGGACGGACCCGGGCGAGTGCGCCGAGCCCGTGGTGCTGGCCGACGCGCACGGGCCGGTCGCCGTCTACGGGCTGCCCTATCTGGAGCCCACCCTGGTCCGGGAGCGCTTCGGACTGGCCCGCGGCGGGCACGCCGCCGTGCTCGGCGCCGCGATGGACCAGGTCAGGGCCGACCTCGCGGCCCGCCCGGCCGGCACCCGCGCGGTCGTCCTGGCGCACGCCTTCGTCACCGGCGGCGAGCCCAGCGACAGCGAGCGCGACATCGCGGTGGGCGGGGTCGCGGCCGTACCCGCCTCGGTCTTCGACGGCGTGCACTACGCCGCGCTCGGCCATCTGCACGGCTGCCAGACCCTCGCCCCGCACCTGCGCTACAGCGGCTCGCCCCTCGCCTACTCCTTCTCCGAGCACGAGCAGCGCAAGAGCATGTGGCTGGTCGACCTCGCGGCGGACGGCGCGGTCACCGCCGAACGGGTGCCCTGCCCCGTCCCCCGCCGGCTGGCCCGGCTGCGCGGCCGGCTCGACGAGCTGCTCACCGACGAGCGCCACACCGCCGACGAGCAGTCCTGGGTCCAGGTCACCCTCACCGACCCGAGCCGCCCCGCCGAGCCGATGGAGCGGCTGCGCCGTCGCTTCCCGCACACCCTCCAGCTGCTGTTCGACCCGGAGGAGAGCACCGCCGGCGCCTCCCCCTCCTACGCGGCCCGGGTCAGCGGACGGACGGACCTGGAGATCGCCGAGGGCTTCCTGCGGCACGTCCGCCCCGGCGCCGACCCCGACCCGGACGAGCTGGGCTGGCTGCGCGAGGGCTTCGAGCGCGTCCGGGAGACCACCGACCGGAAGGCGGAGCTGCCCCGATGA
- a CDS encoding SMC family ATPase, translating into MRLHRLTVTAFGPFAGAETVDFDALAAGGLFLLRGATGAGKSSVLDAVCYALYGEVPGTRRANRLRSDHAEPGRLTEVRLELTLGGRRLEIVRIPEQPRPKKVGTGMTVERAQTLVREWSADGAGAGADGPGWRALSKSHQEAGEEIHRLIGMSRDQFCQVVLLPQGDFARFLRADSEERGKLLRRLFDTERFQSVEAWLAEQRRAHEVAVQTGRRRLRDLASKAEQAAGPGAEPAGGPVAAEDGAAPSATADAELTTGVLGWAAVLRGGAAEQLAVAGAALAGAEEAHRAAQRAREAAEQRADRQERHRQAVREAARLAEDGPARAADRRRLAAAQAAVGVESVLHLRERAAAAYRKAREEEHRHRAVLAEVATGRAGGAGPEHLDDGGDGPAGGGRALAHAEAEELAAAERRLREEIVRLEAAGADERQCAALAGARAELTAKLRRAEDLAEEAGEWLAGFDGRSAALQQEQSAAREAAALVERLDARRAELDTRLSAARARDALDGEIGRIGPRALALRAEALDARQYGLDLRERRLAGMAAELASGLNPGDPCRVCGSAEHPAPARPVGEPVRAEDEERARHAQTAAERAADAAEQELAGLRVRRAAAAGAAGEEPADTLAGMLGALGTEHREAVRVAERLGAVGRAIERLTEEQTVRRTALSEARERTAELAAQARALHAEQEKLTARVAAARGDAPSVAARAAALDRLASAVAALAGAARAATEAAHQLKQADDELADAAVAAGFASAQDAVAVLLPRAERDGLELRIDRHRAELAAVERRLAEPELVAAAALPPADLPGARSALGAATDRLRAAHAARDAARLRCEALAAIGRQLSELARSLAPELARYARISRLAALAAGTSTDNRLRMRLESYVLAARLEQVAAAASDRLVRMSGGRYTLVHSDDRGGGNKRSGLALRVVDAWTGTERDTSTLSGGESFFASLSLALGLADVVTDEAGGMPLDTLFIDEGFGSLDEHTLEEVMDVLDGLRERDRAVGIVSHVADLRSRIPAQLLVRKGRHGSTLAAAGREDA; encoded by the coding sequence ATGAGACTCCACCGGCTGACCGTGACCGCTTTCGGCCCCTTCGCCGGCGCCGAGACGGTCGACTTCGACGCGCTGGCCGCCGGCGGTCTGTTCCTGCTGCGCGGTGCCACCGGTGCGGGCAAGAGCAGCGTGCTGGACGCGGTCTGCTACGCCCTCTACGGCGAGGTGCCGGGCACCCGCCGGGCGAACCGGCTGCGCAGCGACCACGCCGAACCCGGCCGGCTGACCGAGGTCCGGCTGGAGCTGACGCTCGGCGGCCGCCGGCTGGAGATCGTCCGGATCCCCGAGCAGCCCCGGCCGAAGAAGGTCGGCACGGGCATGACCGTCGAGCGGGCCCAGACCCTGGTGCGCGAGTGGTCGGCGGACGGCGCGGGCGCCGGCGCGGACGGGCCCGGCTGGCGGGCGCTCAGCAAGTCGCACCAGGAGGCCGGCGAGGAGATCCACCGGCTGATCGGGATGAGCCGCGACCAGTTCTGCCAGGTGGTGCTGCTGCCGCAGGGCGACTTCGCACGCTTCCTGCGGGCCGACTCGGAGGAGCGCGGCAAGCTGCTGCGCCGGCTGTTCGACACCGAGCGGTTCCAGTCCGTCGAGGCCTGGCTCGCGGAGCAGCGCCGGGCCCACGAGGTCGCCGTCCAGACCGGGCGCCGCCGGCTGCGGGACTTGGCCAGCAAGGCCGAGCAGGCGGCCGGGCCGGGCGCCGAGCCCGCCGGGGGCCCGGTGGCGGCCGAGGACGGGGCGGCGCCGAGCGCGACAGCGGACGCCGAACTCACCACCGGGGTGCTGGGCTGGGCGGCGGTGCTGCGCGGCGGCGCGGCCGAGCAGCTGGCCGTCGCCGGGGCCGCACTGGCCGGCGCGGAGGAGGCGCACCGGGCGGCGCAGCGGGCCCGGGAGGCCGCCGAGCAGCGGGCCGACCGGCAGGAGCGGCACCGGCAGGCGGTGCGGGAGGCGGCCCGGCTCGCCGAGGACGGGCCCGCCCGTGCGGCGGACCGGCGGCGGCTGGCGGCGGCGCAGGCGGCGGTCGGCGTCGAGTCCGTGCTGCACCTGCGCGAGCGCGCGGCGGCCGCCTACCGGAAGGCCCGGGAGGAGGAGCACCGGCACCGGGCGGTCCTCGCCGAGGTCGCGACCGGCCGGGCCGGCGGGGCGGGCCCCGAACACCTGGATGACGGCGGCGACGGACCGGCGGGCGGCGGCCGGGCGCTGGCGCACGCCGAGGCCGAGGAGCTGGCCGCGGCCGAGCGGCGGCTGCGCGAGGAGATCGTCCGGCTGGAGGCGGCCGGGGCGGACGAGCGGCAGTGCGCCGCGCTGGCCGGCGCCCGGGCGGAGCTGACGGCGAAGCTGCGGCGCGCCGAGGACCTCGCCGAGGAGGCGGGCGAGTGGCTGGCCGGGTTCGACGGCCGGTCCGCCGCCCTGCAGCAGGAGCAGTCCGCCGCCCGGGAGGCCGCCGCGCTGGTCGAGCGGCTGGACGCCCGGCGCGCGGAGCTGGACACCCGGCTGTCCGCCGCCCGGGCCCGGGACGCGCTGGACGGCGAGATCGGCCGGATCGGCCCGCGCGCCCTCGCCCTGCGCGCCGAGGCGCTCGACGCCCGCCAGTACGGCCTGGACCTCCGTGAGCGCCGGCTCGCCGGGATGGCCGCCGAGCTGGCCTCGGGGCTGAACCCCGGCGACCCGTGCCGGGTCTGCGGCTCGGCGGAGCACCCGGCGCCGGCCCGCCCGGTCGGCGAGCCGGTCCGGGCCGAGGACGAGGAGCGGGCCCGGCACGCCCAGACGGCCGCCGAGCGGGCCGCCGACGCGGCCGAGCAGGAGCTCGCCGGGCTCCGGGTGCGCCGGGCGGCGGCCGCCGGAGCGGCCGGTGAGGAGCCCGCCGACACCCTGGCCGGGATGCTCGGCGCGCTGGGCACGGAACACCGGGAGGCGGTCCGGGTCGCGGAGCGGCTCGGCGCGGTCGGACGGGCGATCGAGCGGCTCACCGAGGAGCAGACCGTCCGTCGCACGGCGCTCTCCGAGGCCCGGGAGCGGACCGCCGAACTCGCCGCCCAGGCCCGCGCCCTGCACGCCGAGCAGGAGAAGCTGACCGCCCGGGTGGCGGCGGCCCGCGGCGACGCCCCGTCGGTGGCCGCCAGGGCGGCCGCGCTCGACCGCCTCGCCTCGGCGGTGGCCGCGCTGGCCGGTGCCGCCCGGGCCGCCACCGAGGCCGCGCACCAGCTCAAGCAGGCGGACGACGAGCTGGCCGACGCCGCGGTGGCGGCCGGGTTCGCGAGCGCCCAGGACGCCGTCGCCGTCCTGCTGCCGCGGGCCGAACGGGACGGGCTGGAGTTGCGGATCGACCGGCACCGGGCCGAGCTCGCCGCGGTGGAGCGACGGCTCGCCGAACCGGAGCTGGTCGCGGCCGCCGCCCTGCCGCCGGCCGACCTGCCGGGCGCCCGGAGCGCCCTCGGCGCCGCCACCGACCGGTTGCGGGCCGCGCACGCGGCGCGGGACGCGGCCCGCCTGCGGTGCGAGGCCCTGGCGGCCATCGGGCGGCAGCTGTCCGAGCTGGCCCGCTCGCTGGCCCCCGAGCTGGCCAGGTACGCACGGATCAGCCGGCTGGCAGCGCTCGCGGCCGGCACCTCGACCGACAACCGGCTCCGGATGCGCCTGGAGTCGTACGTCCTGGCGGCACGGCTGGAGCAGGTGGCGGCCGCGGCGAGCGACCGGCTGGTCCGGATGTCCGGCGGCCGGTACACGCTCGTCCACAGCGACGACCGGGGCGGCGGCAACAAGCGCTCGGGGCTGGCGCTGCGGGTGGTGGACGCCTGGACGGGCACCGAGCGCGACACCTCGACGCTCTCCGGCGGCGAGAGCTTCTTCGCCTCGCTCTCCCTGGCACTCGGTCTGGCGGACGTGGTCACCGACGAGGCCGGGGGCATGCCGCTGGACACCCTGTTCATCGACGAAGGATTCGGCAGTCTCGACGAGCACACCCTCGAGGAGGTGATGGACGTCCTGGACGGGTTGCGCGAGCGGGACCGCGCGGTCGGCATCGTCAGCCACGTCGCCGATCTGCGCAGCCGGATCCCGGCCCAGCTCCTGGTGCGCAAGGGCCGGCACGGCTCCACCCTGGCCGCGGCGGGACGCGAGGACGCCTGA
- a CDS encoding DUF1990 domain-containing protein has product MSGTAPRSWPGPAASSSAGAVSWAPGSPCSRTRPPSPGATVLLRLGLPGSRWPRLVIPCRVVWTVDEPDRIGFAYGTLPGHPECGEEAFLVSMDAAGEVWFEVVAFARLAAWYARLGRPVAVLCQYLAIERYLASVLAAAADPGSDPDPGSGSGSGAPLRESPSGSEVGERS; this is encoded by the coding sequence ATCTCGGGCACGGCCCCGAGGTCCTGGCCCGGGCCGGCCGCTTCGTCCTCGGCTGGGGCTGTCAGCTGGGCACCGGGTTCGCCGTGTTCCCGTACGCGCCCGCCGAGCCCGGGGGCGACCGTCCTGCTGCGGCTCGGCCTGCCCGGCAGTCGCTGGCCCCGCCTGGTGATCCCCTGCCGGGTGGTGTGGACGGTGGACGAGCCGGACCGGATCGGCTTCGCCTACGGGACGCTGCCGGGGCACCCGGAGTGCGGCGAGGAAGCGTTCCTGGTGTCGATGGACGCGGCGGGCGAGGTGTGGTTCGAGGTCGTCGCCTTCGCCCGGCTCGCCGCCTGGTACGCGCGGCTCGGCCGCCCGGTCGCGGTGCTCTGCCAGTACTTGGCGATCGAGCGGTACCTCGCGTCCGTGCTCGCGGCTGCCGCGGACCCCGGCTCCGACCCCGACCCCGGCTCCGGCTCCGGCTCCGGGGCGCCGCTGCGGGAGTCGCCGAGTGGTTCCGAAGTCGGTGAGCGGTCGTAG
- a CDS encoding YjbQ family protein, protein MADHTHSRTSSHSTPTSSSFRTETFDITTGIHEVALDITDRCVRFLDEHAVGRDGLLNVFVPHATAGIAVLETGSGSDEDFLATLRDLLPADDRWRHRHGSPGHGRDHVVPALVAPHATLPVVDGQLALGIWQSVVLVDTNGDNPHRTLRLSFLG, encoded by the coding sequence ATGGCGGACCACACCCACTCCCGAACCTCGTCCCACTCCACTCCCACCTCCAGTTCCTTCCGGACCGAGACCTTCGACATCACCACCGGAATCCATGAGGTCGCGCTCGACATCACCGACCGCTGTGTCCGGTTCCTCGACGAACACGCCGTCGGGCGGGACGGCCTGCTCAACGTCTTCGTCCCGCACGCCACGGCCGGGATCGCCGTCCTGGAGACCGGCTCCGGCAGCGACGAGGACTTCCTCGCCACCCTGCGCGACCTCCTGCCGGCCGACGACCGGTGGCGTCACCGGCACGGCAGCCCCGGCCACGGCCGCGACCACGTCGTCCCCGCACTGGTGGCCCCGCACGCCACCCTGCCGGTGGTCGACGGACAGCTCGCGCTGGGCATCTGGCAGTCGGTGGTGCTGGTCGACACCAACGGCGACAACCCGCACCGCACGCTCCGGCTCTCCTTCCTGGGCTGA